A window of Ovis canadensis isolate MfBH-ARS-UI-01 breed Bighorn chromosome X, ARS-UI_OviCan_v2, whole genome shotgun sequence contains these coding sequences:
- the C1GALT1C1 gene encoding C1GALT1-specific chaperone 1: protein MLSESSSFLKGVMLGSIFCALITMLGHIKIGHGNRMHHHEHHHLQAPNKEDILKISEDERMELSKSFRVYCILLVKPKDVSLWAAVKETWTNHCDKVDFFSSENVKVFESVNMETNDMWLMMRKAYKYAFDKYRDQYNWFFLARPTTFAIIENLKYFLLKKDPSQPFYLGHTVKSGDLEYVSMEGGIVLSIESMKRLNSLLSIPEKCPEQGGMIWKISEDKQLAVCLKYAGVFAENAEDSEGKDIFNTKSVGLFIKEAMTNHPNQVVEGCCSDMAVTFNGLTPNQMHVMMYGVYRLRAFGHVFNDALVFLPPNGSDND, encoded by the coding sequence ATGCTTTCTGAAAGCAGTTCATTTTTGAAGGGTGTAATGCTTGGAAGCATTTTCTGTGCCTTGATCACTATGCTAGGACACATTAAGATTGGTCATGGAAATAGAATGCACCACCATGAGCATCATCATCTCCAAGCTCCTAATAAAGAAGACATCTTGAAAATTTCAGAAGATGAACGCATGGAACTCAGTAAGAGCTTTCGGGTATACTGTATCCTACTTGTCAAACCCAAAGATGTGAGCCTCTGGGCTGCAGTGAAAGAAACTTGGACCAATCACTGTGACAAAGTAGACTTCTTCAGTTCTGAAAATGTTAAAGTGTTTGAGTCAGTTAACATGGAAACAAATGACATGTGGTTAATGATGAGAAAAGCTTACAAATACGCCTTTGATAAATATAGAGACCAATACAACTGGTTCTTCCTTGCACGCCCCACTACGTTTGCTATTATTGAAAACTTAAAGTACTTTTTGTTAAAAAAGGATCCATCACAACCTTTCTATCTAGGTCACACTGTAAAATCTGGAGATCTGGAGTATGTGAGCATGGAAGGAGGAATTGTCTTAAGTATAGAATCAATGAAGAGACTTAACAGCCTTCTCAGTATTCCTGAGAAGTGTCCTGAacagggagggatgatttggaagaTATCTGAAGATAAGCAGCTTGCTGTCTGCCTGAAATATGCCGGAGTGTTTGCAGAAAATGCAGAAGATTCTGAAGGAAAAGATATATTTAACACCAAATCTGTTGGGCTTTTTATTAAAGAGGCAATGACTAATCACCCAAACCAGGTAGTAGAAGGATGTTGTTCAGATATGGCTGTTACttttaatggactgacacctaATCAGATGCATGTAATGATGTATGGGGTATACCGTCTTAGGGCATTTGGGCATGTTTTCAATGATGCATTGGTTTTCCTACCTCCAAATGGTTCTGACAATGACTGA